AACAGGTGATCGGCTCCAACTTCGTCACCGCGTTCCAGATCAAGGACGGCGCCCCGCAGGTGCTGCGTACCGCCAAGCTCGCCCACAACGACGATGGCCCGGGCAAACCGGAAAGCATCGATTCGATCATTGGCCGCCGGCCGATCCTGGCCTTCGGCAACTCCGACGGCGACCTGCAAATGCTCCAGTGGACCGCCGCAGGCCAAGGCAGACGCTTTATGGGCCTGGTGCACCACACCGACGCCAAGCGCGAGTGGGCCTATGACCGCAACTCCCAGATCGGGCGCCTGGACAAGGCGCTGGATGAAGCCAGGACACGGGGCTGGACCGTGGTTGACATGGCGACCGAATGGAGCCGTATCTACCCCTTCGAGCCGGCTGTGCAAAAGCAGGTGCAATAAGAAAAGACGTCGCGATGGACTGTAATAAACGTTGGTCGCAGGCAATGCGACTCAAGCCGAGAAAGGAGCAAGTCATATGACTCGCATACGCAAGTGGCTGCCGAAACTCGCCCTGGTGGCGGTATCGGTGATGGGGGTCTCGGCATCTGCCTGGGCCGCCGACAAGCCGAATATCCTGGTGATATTCGGCGACGACATTGGGCAAACCAATATCAGCGCCTACTCCATGGGTGTGGTGGGCTACAAAACCCCGAATATCGACCGTATCGCCAAAGAAGGCATGATGTTCACCGACTACTACGCGGAGAACAGCTGCACCGCCGGGCGCTCATCCTTTATCACCGGCCAGACGCCGTTGCGCACTGGCTTGTCCAAGGTGGGTATCCCCGGTGCGCCGGTGGGTTTGCAAAAGCGCGATATCACCATCGCCCAGGCGCTTAAAGGGCTGGGCTATTCCACCGGACAATTCGGCAAGAACCACCTGGGGGACAAGGATGAATACCTGCCTACCAACCACGGTTTCGATGAGTTCTTCGGCAACCTGTACCACCTCAACGCCGAAGAAGAGCCGGAGCGCCCCTACTGGCCCAAGGATGATGCCGAGTTCGTCAAGGCCAACACCCCACGCGGTGTGATCCACAGCTTTGCCGACGGCAAGATCGAAGACACCGGCGCCCTGACCGCCAAGCGCATGGAAACCATCGACGACGAAACCACCGCCGCTGCCCAGGCGTTCATCAAGAAACAGGCCGAGGCCAACAAGCCGTTCTTCGTGTGGATGAACACCACGCGCATGCACGTGTTCACCCATGTACGTGACTCGATGAAGGGCCAGAGCGGCATGCCCGGCAACGAATACGCCGACGGCATGCTGGAGCACGACGGCGATGTGGGCAAACTCCTGCAAACCCTCGACGACCTGAAAATCGCCGACAACACCATCGTGGTCTACACCACCGACAACGGGCCGAACCAGTTCTCGTGGCCGGACGCGGCGACCACGCCGTTTCGCAACGAGAAAGACTCCAACTGGGAAGGCGCCTACCGGGTGCCGGCGATCATCCGGTGGCCAGGCAAGATCAAGCCCGGCGAAGTCTCCAACGAAATGGTCTCGGGCATGGACTGGTTCCCTACCCTGCTGGCCGCCGCCGGTGACGCGGAGGTGAAAGACAAGCTGCTCAAGGGCTGGGCCCCCACAACCGGCGGCAGCAGCTTCAAGGTGCACCTGGACGGTTACAACCAACTGCCGTACCTGACCGGCCAGCAACCCAAAGGCGCACGTCACGAGTTCTTCTACTTCAACGACGATGGCGCGCTGGTGGCCGTACGTTTCGACAACTGGAAAGTGGTGTTCGCCGAACAGCGCCAGCCGGGTGGTTTCCGGGTGTGGAGCGAACCCTTCGTGCAACTGCGGGTGCCGAAGATCTTCAACTTGAGGATGGACCCGTATGAGCGGGCGGATGTGGTGTCTGACCAGTACTACGACTGGAGCACCAAAAACGTCTACCTGGGTGCAGTGGCGGTGACCAAATCGGCGAAGTTCCTCGAGACCTTTATCGAGTACCCGCCGAGCCAGAAACCGGCCAGCTTCAGCATCGACCAGATCCGCGCAGCCGTGGACAAGAAGATTGAAGAAAAAAT
The genomic region above belongs to Pseudomonas poae and contains:
- a CDS encoding arylsulfatase; amino-acid sequence: MTRIRKWLPKLALVAVSVMGVSASAWAADKPNILVIFGDDIGQTNISAYSMGVVGYKTPNIDRIAKEGMMFTDYYAENSCTAGRSSFITGQTPLRTGLSKVGIPGAPVGLQKRDITIAQALKGLGYSTGQFGKNHLGDKDEYLPTNHGFDEFFGNLYHLNAEEEPERPYWPKDDAEFVKANTPRGVIHSFADGKIEDTGALTAKRMETIDDETTAAAQAFIKKQAEANKPFFVWMNTTRMHVFTHVRDSMKGQSGMPGNEYADGMLEHDGDVGKLLQTLDDLKIADNTIVVYTTDNGPNQFSWPDAATTPFRNEKDSNWEGAYRVPAIIRWPGKIKPGEVSNEMVSGMDWFPTLLAAAGDAEVKDKLLKGWAPTTGGSSFKVHLDGYNQLPYLTGQQPKGARHEFFYFNDDGALVAVRFDNWKVVFAEQRQPGGFRVWSEPFVQLRVPKIFNLRMDPYERADVVSDQYYDWSTKNVYLGAVAVTKSAKFLETFIEYPPSQKPASFSIDQIRAAVDKKIEEKMKANPAQ